Proteins found in one Fulvitalea axinellae genomic segment:
- the nth gene encoding endonuclease III, which produces MRRQERYQGIIDYFAEHQPEAETELNYTNPFELLVAVILSAQCTDKRVNLVTPALFEEFPTAKDLMASNFDELFPYIKSISYPNNKTKHLLGMAKMLVEDFNNIVPEDIKELQKMPGVGRKTANVIASVVYDKPAMAVDTHVFRVSKRIGLVPQNSKTPLEVEKHLMKNIAKELIPKAHHWLILHGRYICLARKPKCEKCPITGYCRYYEKNYPKELKAVE; this is translated from the coding sequence ATGAGACGACAAGAACGGTATCAAGGAATCATAGATTATTTCGCCGAGCATCAGCCCGAGGCCGAGACGGAGTTGAATTACACCAATCCGTTCGAGCTGTTGGTGGCCGTGATTCTCAGCGCCCAGTGTACCGACAAGCGTGTGAATTTAGTCACGCCGGCCTTGTTCGAGGAATTTCCGACGGCCAAGGACTTGATGGCCTCCAATTTCGACGAGCTTTTTCCTTATATCAAAAGCATCAGCTACCCGAACAACAAGACCAAGCACCTGCTGGGTATGGCCAAGATGTTGGTGGAGGATTTCAACAACATTGTTCCGGAAGACATTAAGGAATTGCAGAAAATGCCGGGCGTGGGAAGGAAAACGGCCAATGTAATCGCTTCTGTGGTGTATGACAAGCCGGCGATGGCCGTGGATACGCACGTTTTCAGAGTCTCGAAGCGGATCGGTTTGGTACCGCAGAATTCCAAAACGCCTTTGGAGGTCGAAAAGCATTTGATGAAGAACATCGCCAAGGAGCTGATACCCAAAGCCCACCATTGGCTGATTCTTCATGGACGATATATCTGCTTGGCCAGAAAACCGAAATGCGAAAAATGCCCGATTACGGGATATTGCCGATATTATGAGAAGAACTATCCCAAAGAGTTGAAAGCCGTGGAATAA
- a CDS encoding GAF domain-containing protein, whose product MKMKKLKSFDFNIKLSFGLMAGLTIALVGYTFFGTSGIVRLGMKSSQDCQPALLYAASLSSGLERTRLVVDEHVRLRKRREVTLGRFNALWEKNVAISLDSIKTISERLGPKDKQIAKEILNRATRLKKRALRTINGQETGAYALKGVDEDMEWLRGKISQYSDGVYEQRKELLGQFNVEFRRFKYSEIVAIVLALGISLLLYRKLDRVVKSSIKEIQRLSKTLGEGNIPEIPEARGDELDDVRAELGILTRNLKNVKDFADQVGKGHFDTDIDVFGNSGEIGKALSNMRDSLGEVAKQDKIRQWHNQGLAQFASLIRDNNEDMGQLSEKLICKLVRHMDANQGKLYVKEMDGETPEEYLELYATYAYDRMKSLEDERVYVGDGLIGQAWREKNLLYLTDVPEDYMSITSGLGEAPPTSLVVVPLIANEAVYGVLELASFKEFSESDKNFLLQLAESVAGAIYTTQNSLVTKRLLEESQRMTEELRTQEEEMRQNMEELQATQEEVERRAEESQSVSDALDRFLPIITINKRGEIETVNKAFTNYSGMMEAQLRGQSIDKLFPKKAGEEFDFDKIWREASVNGIHTREATRQTPDGTLVRARATYSAVNGSDGTTQELLCAVQILEMTKPEPA is encoded by the coding sequence ATGAAGATGAAGAAGCTAAAATCCTTTGATTTCAATATAAAGCTAAGCTTTGGCCTTATGGCCGGGCTAACAATAGCGTTGGTAGGGTATACCTTTTTTGGGACTTCCGGAATAGTGAGGCTCGGGATGAAAAGTAGCCAGGACTGCCAACCCGCTTTGCTGTATGCGGCCAGCCTGAGTAGCGGCTTGGAGCGCACCCGATTGGTGGTGGACGAACATGTTCGGCTGAGAAAGAGAAGAGAAGTTACTCTGGGGAGATTCAACGCTTTGTGGGAAAAGAATGTAGCGATTTCTCTGGATTCGATTAAAACTATATCCGAAAGGCTGGGCCCCAAGGATAAGCAGATAGCCAAAGAGATACTGAACAGAGCCACCCGATTAAAGAAGCGGGCCCTAAGAACGATTAACGGTCAGGAAACGGGAGCCTACGCACTGAAGGGTGTAGATGAGGATATGGAATGGCTTAGGGGAAAAATTTCCCAATACAGTGACGGTGTTTACGAACAGAGAAAGGAGTTGCTGGGCCAGTTTAATGTGGAATTCAGACGTTTCAAGTATTCCGAGATAGTGGCCATAGTCTTGGCTCTCGGCATTTCATTATTACTGTACAGAAAGCTTGACAGAGTAGTAAAGTCATCGATTAAGGAAATCCAGCGTTTGTCTAAGACCTTGGGCGAAGGCAATATTCCTGAGATTCCGGAAGCCAGAGGCGACGAACTGGATGACGTACGTGCGGAACTTGGCATTCTTACCCGTAATCTGAAAAACGTAAAGGACTTTGCGGACCAAGTGGGCAAAGGCCATTTTGATACGGATATTGACGTATTTGGCAACTCTGGCGAAATAGGAAAAGCGTTGAGCAATATGCGGGACAGTTTGGGCGAAGTGGCCAAACAAGACAAGATCCGCCAGTGGCATAACCAAGGCTTGGCTCAGTTCGCTTCCCTGATCAGGGACAATAACGAGGATATGGGGCAACTGTCCGAAAAGTTGATCTGCAAGCTCGTTAGGCACATGGACGCTAACCAAGGCAAGCTCTATGTAAAAGAGATGGACGGGGAAACCCCTGAAGAATATCTTGAGCTGTACGCTACGTACGCTTATGACCGAATGAAGTCTTTGGAAGACGAGCGAGTGTATGTGGGCGACGGACTTATAGGCCAAGCTTGGCGAGAGAAAAACCTCCTGTATCTGACAGACGTCCCCGAGGATTACATGTCGATTACGTCGGGATTGGGCGAAGCTCCGCCAACTTCTTTGGTCGTTGTGCCTTTGATAGCCAACGAGGCCGTATACGGGGTTTTGGAATTGGCGAGTTTCAAGGAGTTTTCAGAATCCGATAAGAATTTCCTTCTGCAATTGGCCGAAAGCGTGGCGGGAGCCATTTATACGACCCAAAACTCTTTGGTGACAAAACGTCTGCTTGAGGAATCCCAACGAATGACTGAGGAACTCCGCACGCAGGAAGAGGAGATGAGGCAAAATATGGAAGAGCTTCAGGCGACTCAGGAAGAAGTGGAGAGAAGGGCGGAAGAAAGCCAGTCGGTTAGTGATGCGCTGGATCGTTTCCTTCCGATTATCACCATAAACAAAAGAGGCGAGATAGAGACGGTGAACAAAGCTTTCACTAACTATTCGGGAATGATGGAGGCTCAATTGCGTGGGCAATCGATTGACAAACTGTTCCCTAAAAAGGCGGGCGAGGAATTCGATTTCGATAAAATATGGAGAGAAGCTTCCGTAAATGGCATTCATACGAGGGAAGCGACTCGCCAAACCCCTGACGGAACCTTGGTGCGGGCTCGGGCTACATATTCTGCGGTTAACGGAAGTGACGGCACAACCCAAGAACTGCTTTGCGCTGTCCAGATTCTGGAAATGACAAAGCCGGAGCCTGCTTAA
- a CDS encoding sulfatase-like hydrolase/transferase: protein MFSPKRLFKQTLGLLSLAGALTLSRVNAYGQTQTEKPNFLFIFADDLTYEGIRSLGDLKIKTPNLDKLVKEGTTFTHTYNMGAWNGAVCMASRAMINTGMYVWKTQDHMNEFRKNPQVKESHPFWSEMMSNAGYETYFTGKWHVGVKPQQIFDNVTDVRGGMPNQTKEGYNRPLSEDDKNWLPWDKTKNGFWKGGQHWTEKLGDTGVRYIEQASNKDKPFFMYLAFNAAHDPRQAPKEYVDMYPLKKIKTPKNFMADYPDFKTLFPKGNMRDERLAPFPRTEYSVKVNRQEYYALITYMDEQIGRILDALEKSGKADNTYIVFTADHGLSVGHHGLLGKQNMYDHSIRVPFMVVGPNVPKNRKIKTPIYLQAVMPTALEVAGVQQPSYVDFKSVLPVIRGERKSNLEAVYGGFMAQQRCVIQDNYKLILYPKSGVVKLFNMKKDANEMKNLAEKPEHKARIKQMFEKLKDLQKENGDKLDLDQAYPALASANI, encoded by the coding sequence CCTGACGTACGAAGGCATCCGCTCTTTGGGCGACCTGAAGATCAAGACGCCGAACCTTGACAAACTGGTTAAGGAAGGCACAACCTTCACCCACACCTACAACATGGGCGCGTGGAACGGCGCCGTGTGTATGGCCAGCCGCGCCATGATCAATACGGGCATGTACGTATGGAAGACGCAAGACCATATGAACGAGTTCCGGAAGAATCCGCAAGTGAAAGAGAGCCATCCGTTCTGGTCGGAGATGATGTCAAACGCCGGCTACGAAACCTACTTCACCGGAAAGTGGCACGTAGGCGTTAAGCCTCAGCAAATCTTCGACAACGTTACGGACGTGCGGGGCGGTATGCCAAACCAAACCAAAGAGGGCTACAACCGACCATTGAGCGAAGACGACAAGAACTGGTTGCCTTGGGACAAAACCAAAAACGGATTCTGGAAAGGCGGACAGCACTGGACCGAAAAACTCGGCGACACGGGCGTGCGCTACATCGAACAAGCTTCGAACAAAGACAAGCCGTTCTTTATGTACTTGGCCTTCAACGCCGCGCATGACCCCCGTCAGGCTCCGAAGGAGTACGTGGACATGTACCCGCTGAAGAAGATCAAGACGCCTAAGAACTTCATGGCCGATTATCCTGACTTCAAGACCCTGTTCCCGAAAGGAAATATGCGCGACGAAAGACTCGCTCCATTCCCGAGAACGGAATATTCGGTGAAGGTTAACCGCCAGGAATACTACGCCCTGATCACGTATATGGACGAGCAGATCGGCAGAATCCTCGACGCGCTGGAAAAATCGGGCAAAGCGGACAACACTTACATCGTCTTCACCGCCGACCACGGTTTGTCAGTAGGCCACCACGGCTTGCTCGGAAAGCAAAATATGTACGACCACAGTATCCGCGTGCCGTTTATGGTGGTGGGTCCGAACGTGCCCAAGAACCGCAAGATCAAAACGCCGATTTACCTTCAGGCCGTTATGCCTACGGCGCTTGAGGTGGCCGGAGTTCAGCAACCTTCTTACGTAGATTTCAAGAGCGTATTGCCTGTAATCAGGGGCGAGCGCAAGTCGAATCTGGAAGCTGTTTACGGCGGATTTATGGCTCAGCAGAGATGCGTGATCCAAGACAACTACAAGCTGATCCTGTATCCGAAATCGGGCGTAGTGAAACTTTTCAATATGAAAAAAGACGCCAACGAGATGAAAAACTTGGCCGAAAAGCCGGAACACAAAGCCAGAATCAAGCAGATGTTCGAAAAGCTGAAAGATCTTCAGAAGGAGAACGGCGACAAGCTTGACCTTGACCAAGCTTATCCGGCTTTGGCTTCCGCCAATATCTAA